A region from the Muribaculum gordoncarteri genome encodes:
- a CDS encoding DUF5024 domain-containing protein — MNSSSIIKSLLLAVVFAVACSVEVSAQKNIQSAINAIAKDKSVIVNSVTTRNPKNHKIEKTVRTYTINSKALAQRLKDAFMDDEEQADKAIISSDSNQVSFTYYFNKRETMYSATITHGEQITVTYIFRPDGKDNGAVNVMIRRDKLPQMNLPLTAML, encoded by the coding sequence ATGAACTCATCAAGCATCATCAAGAGCCTGCTGCTCGCAGTGGTATTCGCAGTGGCATGTTCGGTCGAGGTTTCGGCCCAGAAAAACATCCAGTCGGCAATAAACGCAATAGCCAAGGACAAGTCGGTGATAGTGAACTCGGTAACCACGCGCAATCCCAAGAACCACAAAATCGAAAAGACCGTGCGCACCTACACCATCAACAGCAAGGCCCTCGCACAGAGGCTTAAGGATGCGTTCATGGACGATGAAGAGCAGGCCGACAAGGCAATCATATCGAGCGACAGCAACCAGGTGTCGTTTACCTACTACTTCAACAAGCGCGAAACGATGTACAGCGCCACAATAACCCACGGCGAGCAGATAACGGTGACCTACATATTCCGTCCCGACGGAAAGGACAACGGCGCAGTCAACGTGATGATACGCCGCGACAAGCTGCCCCAGATGAA
- a CDS encoding RNA polymerase sigma factor: MERKEFESRITRMRPQLLQLAIRYLNNGDDAEDVVQDTLLKLWFLRDRLDDYRSVDSLASVITRHLAISCIRGRRSGMVDIDELYDVKGDESTETKIIREESLKEIFDAISALPDLQQSILRMKHVEGFEVEEIAAITGSNPGAVRVNLSRARKRVKQQFMPN; this comes from the coding sequence ATGGAACGGAAAGAGTTTGAAAGCCGAATAACACGTATGCGTCCGCAACTTCTGCAGCTCGCCATCCGGTACCTCAACAACGGTGACGACGCCGAAGATGTGGTGCAGGACACGCTGCTGAAGCTATGGTTTCTGCGTGACCGACTCGACGACTACCGAAGCGTCGACTCCCTGGCCTCGGTCATCACGCGGCATCTCGCCATAAGCTGCATAAGAGGCCGCCGGTCGGGAATGGTCGACATCGACGAGCTATACGATGTAAAAGGCGACGAATCGACTGAAACGAAAATCATCCGGGAGGAGAGCCTCAAGGAGATATTCGACGCAATATCGGCACTGCCCGACCTACAGCAATCGATACTGAGGATGAAGCATGTCGAAGGCTTCGAGGTCGAAGAGATAGCCGCAATAACGGGAAGCAATCCCGGAGCCGTGCGCGTCAACCTGTCGAGAGCGAGAAAGAGAGTAAAACAACAATTTATGCCCAATTGA